AATCTGGCGGGACCTTTCCGGTGGTGGGTATGGGACTTGAAGATGGAGCCGGCACCCTTACGTTGGGCGCGAATCACTCTACCCATTTCGGCACGGCGGCAGCGGGGATTAGGTTTTCAGagattttttatttagatacattaagCCACTTTTATTTTTGGTCACGTTAAGCCACTAATctttgatgaataattttttcaattaacctaacttgttaatattaaaaataaaattgctcatTGTTGTAAATGTTTTACACATTGTCCTTAAATTTTAAGTCAACTGAAACGGGTAAACATTACAAGTTGAATTGGCTCCCAGTCTCCCAGTCAACCCTTCCATTCCTATTGCCTTCCTCTCTTCAATGTCCACACCAAATATGGAATTTCCTTTCCTCATCCCTGAAATCTTAACGGGATATTTTTATTTCGAATTTTTTGACATTTCGCATAGTAAAATGATAAAGAATAAGGTTGAGTTTGAGTTGAGTGGTAGAAAGAAACAATAAAATTGACTAAACCTAATAACTCTAAAAAGAATcgcaaaaaaatatatataaagaacaaaaaaaaaatgttaaataagAGGAATATTGAGGACGGGTATGAGGATCCCTATAGGATGGAAATACATATTCCCATCTCGCTTCCGTCCTCGTTTATGGAGGATAAAAAACAATTCTCATCCCCGTCTCCAGAAACATAGGAGGAGAGAGGTTAAACAGTTTCCATGCACTAGACTCCAAATTTAAagggatttaattttttttattacaatatttaactaaattatttttattatttattatatcaaAAATTAAGTGAAGATTAACTTATCCCGGAAATATTTAGAACAACCTAAAAGTCTTAAAAGgcccaattttattattatctaattaaattatttttattatgtcaataatcaaattaaaatattttagtatttcattttgtagaaacattatTGTTATacgaaaatattaattttttttaatgaataactTGTAATATCTTCATTTAGCACAATGCTCAAAAAATGTTTATACGTTTATACTTCATGGTTTTGCTTTGTTTGTACGTTTCTTACCTTCTACAATTGGTTAAAATATGCTACTGAAGATCTCGAAGATCTCGAGTTAGGCAGCATACAAGTCTCTTATGCGGTTACGCATTTTCCGTATCCGTTTCCGTGTAACGTAGCTAATACATTATCTAAACTATTGGATTTGCTTAGGAACTGAGTGATGTTATAGAATGTTTAGGATGCCAATCATATCTATTTAGAATTGTCTATTAATAGTATCTTCTCTGGGTGATAACGTCCGTTTTCGCTGTGGAAGACCTTCCCGCGCCATCTCATCCTATCAGTGATGCCTTTCAATTTCACAATGATATCAACATGATCTCTTATTATCACAGCCCCTTCCGGTCGAACAATCCGCTGAATTTCGAGGAGGATATCAACAACGTCACACCTGCATCATACATAACAAATGAAACAAAGAACAATAAAATGAACTAAACTAAACTACTTACTTGTTACTATACATGCTGAATATGCCGTGTGCATGAATCAGATCGTACGTCCTCGGGTACGTATCGAAGGCTTCACACCTGCACGTCACCCGAGTTAAGCCACCTATAAGATCAAAACAAAGCCACGGTATAACAAGAAATGAAGTCTTTGAACCTTACCAATCCGTGTAAGTTCCAAGAAGGCCGCGATCATACACGATGCTAAGATTGTTCGATTGTCTTGCACCGAAAGGTACGACATTCATTACCCAAACCGGATACTTAGCCAGTGCTGCAGCAAAACCACCAATGCCAGCATTCATATCCATTACATTTCTATAAGTACCTTCAAAGAGAGACTTAAGTATCTTCTCATAATATCCAACTCTTCTTTTCCACATCCGGTTCTCATCGTTGTAAGCTCTGACCGAAATTCCTTGGCTTCTAATTCTAGGTGGAGCAACATTCAATCTTTTCGGCCATTTTTCGAGAGCACCCCCGGATACATCGTGGAGCTCTTTCACGTCCGGAAGAGGAGTAATACACGGTTCCATCTTCGTATACCTAGCAAGAAATAAGCATAATACATAAGGAATGGCCTAATGTTTCATAGGCTAAATGTATGAAGACTAAACTAGCTCACCATCCCGCATCAGCGTCATTGCTAACGCAAAAACGAGACTTCAAAGTTCGGGCCTTTTTGACGCAGTGTACGTGATTCGTTGGTTTTCTCCAGACAGCAAGGGCTCCTCTTTCTCCTATTTTCTTCCAGCAGAGCCGCCTAGCAAGATCTTCCAATATGTTCTGCTCGTGTTCTAACTCGCGCGCCTTCGTCTCCCAGGCATTGTAGGAAGTTTTCCAACTTATAGGCGGACCGGATAGTACCCAGTAGCCACCAGGGCGCAACACTCGGTCAATCTCCATCAGATAGAGTCCACCTAGCCATTTGCATTTGGATGAACACATAAGAAAAAGTACTAACAATATTAACATTTTATGAGTAACAAAACATCAAATGAATGCAATTGAGAGTACCATAAGCAGTCCATTGCACCAGGCATCTTGCGCAATGAGCCATATCGAAGGATCTCGACGGGAATGGCAACCGATGAGTGCTAAGTATACCGAGCATAGCTGGAAGACCCCTTTCCAGAGCAAATTGTACTTGAGCCTCATGTATATCTCTTGGTGCTATTGACATTGTCAATATTTTGTAGTCCATTAGAAATGCCCCAAAGCttgcaacctgagattttgttagcACATTATAAACAATTCATTTCGATGGACTGAACTACGAAAACATGCTCCAACCAAGCATAAATATACAATACACCCGGACTGACATGATCGTCATTTTTCTTGCATTTACACCATGTAGAATATATAGATGAaataacacgactttgacattACCCGAAATTGAGTTTCCTAAATCATAAGGAAAAAGTCTCCATTTTTTTCAATAGAAACGTTTCAATCGAAAAGATAAAACCACATTAATCATTCATATTTGTTTATTGTTCTTTTTCAGTAATAACAGAATATTTTATTGAGAAAAAAAGGAGAGGAAAAGACAaattcagaatataataagtGCAGCTGGAGAATAAGAATAACACTAACGAATTTCTAACAAGATAATACAATTTACATAGACATAAATAATCCCATTAACATTACTCGTTCATCATTTTTAatgcatttatatcatatttaCAACCCAATTAACGCCCATACTTTTGACATAACAAAACACGATTATAACACGAAAACCCGAATTAGCATCCAAaatcactaaaaatatgcatttAAAAGAAAGATTATAATCCCAAAATAACTTACCCCACATCCAACATCAAGAACAGTCCTAATAGTCCCAGATTTCAAAGGCACTAAACGTCCAATCTCCTCAAcataacccttaactcctttctTAAACGAAGTCCCACCACCAGGAAAAACCAGCAATTCACCTTCCAATCTAACCCAATTCTGCGATTTCTTAAACACACTTAGCTTCTTGAAAGGCACATTCTTGAACCAGGCAAAGTCCCTACTTTTTGGCCAAAGAAACGGCTTTTTATACCCATCAGGAACAGGAACCAAACACTTCAATTTCTCACTAGTTTCACCACAATGCCTCTCTCTGTGGAAGAATCTTTCAGTCGAAAACAACACTTCCTTCAATGGGTCATGACAAGGGCAAAAAAAAGTGAAGTTTCCAGGGCAAAAGTTGAAAAAGGTACGATCTTTATCGGTTTCTTGGGGGAGAGGAAGTGTGTGGTGAGATTGGAAGTTTAGGGGAGGTAATGAGAAGTTGAAATCAGAACAATTGAGTAGGTCTGGTTGAGTtgggggaggaggaggaggagtggAGTTGAAAAGGTCTGTTTGGAATCCGAGAATgtagaagaaagaaaataagatgatgaagatgaggatttTGAGTGGGGGATTGCTGAGATTCTTGAGTTCTGGCATTCTGATAGAGCTCCAAATGGaaaggaagatgaagatgatCTTTGTGTTTATTGGAAACTTGTGAAATGTAACGTCAAGATTACTTTTTGTTTGTGTCTTGGTAAtggtttttttcaatttttattagcATGATCAAGGTTTTGCTAAAACCAGTAAACTACTTGAGGTTCTGGGTTTTTGTACTATAAGGTGTTCTCATATTTACTCATGTGAACCCTTTTTTTTACTGCTTGCACTTTTCTCCCAGCTGCACAGCATTGAGAGGTAAATTGCAttcatggccactgaattttacccattttcatattatgaccactaaattttacccattttcatattattgcaactgaactttacactttttaacactagTGATCacttaacgcctcaaaacgaccattgacggctaaaaataaaaaaatccaaagcgttaacaatattctaaggaactttaattcttgaaaattttcgttttgaggtcatttaggtgttgtttggttaggagagaaaaaatgaatttatagagagagaaagctccaaaaaaatgtgattttttaaaataaaaaatgtggtttcatggtaaatgtcgttctgaacaactttaattcttgaatattttcattttgaggtcgttaacggtcattttaagaagttgttaaagttgagtggccaccgatattaaaaagtgtaaagttcaatgactaTACTAGGAAAAaataaagttgagtgaccataatataaaaatggataaagttcaatagccatgaatgtaatttacccaatttaaGGGGCTTAAGCACAACTTGTcggaaaattaaattttttgtaaAAGTTGTATACCAACCTTtcatttttcctaaaaataTCTATTGAGCAATCATAGGTGTTGGAAAAGTAAGGTATTCCACGTTGTTTAAAAACCATTTTGTGGTGATTAGGGTGATAATGGTGTGGGTAAAAATGTATTTTCATTCCGTCCTTAATGTTTACAAGGAcgattttgaaaattttctattGAATATTTTGAGGATTTTTTCATTCTCATCCTTTTTCTATATGGATCCCCACAAGTAACGAAGAACCTCTATGTTCAATAAACTAATAACATTAATcaaaaaaatacatttaatgTATATATACCGAAACCACAACACGGTAGTTTTAAATGGTTGatgttttataatataattaattaaagttttttcTTTGAGTAACTTTTTCAGTTAAAGATATATACACTAGTCGAAAcagaatgagaaagaaaatgCAATTGAaatgattttatattatttattattttgtttactTTTTATGGTTTTAAATTAGTCTATGTCAAAGAACACTTACTCTGTCATTTACGAGTTAAAGAGTTATTTCATACattgaataaattaaacttttgaagttttttaatatactttgagtgatatttaaaattaagaAGTTTATTCAGAGATATCCACGCAAATTTATACGGTAACGGGGCTAGGATCACACGGGATGGAAATAGCAATCCTCATTCCTATTCCCATTTAGGTTTCGGAGAAAAATTGCCTCCGTCCCCATCCATGCTTTTTACGGTTATTCTATGTTTCCGTCGGTTCGGATAATCTCCTCTATGTTGCCACATCTAAGAGCATTCACAATGGTTGGTAAGAACCATTGTGATTtaggtgagataagtagcaagGTGGAGTAATATGCCACTagaaagaagttattttttaaaattttatggggtcaaaaaaatatattaattaataatagatATCAAAACTATAATTTTTCAGGActaaaatcataattttacaAAATCAAATTGTAAATTACAATGTTTCTGCAAAGTAAAAAGTGAAGGCAGGATGCCACCTAACTCACCATATATGGCACGTGTACTCCACGCGCCAGATCAGACGCTTTAGGACTATCCATAACCCTTAACTTGCTactttttggattttagggaAATGGACATTGTGTTacttaaatttgtaaaaaactTGTTTTTGCAATAAGTAGCCTAATggtttgaaattaaaaaaaaaagaaaaaaaaaaagaaagagtaGTCTAATGGTTTGTAACAACCAAATCTAAGATTGTAACAACTAAAAATACCTCATTAGAGTTGGTCTAATGGTTCGTCCTTATACACTTGGGTATGCACCAATGAGTACTCCACTTATGTgaaaggataaaaacttacTTGATGTTTGTCCACTATACACGTGAGCCGTCGGACCGGGTCGGTGTggctataattttttattgaataataataataatttttattattattttattaatttcggaattgattttttaattaattaaatttcttatTTCTTAAACGTCTCTTTTAATTTGTATTACAAGTGAATTGTTTTATCCTCGAGGCGACCGATCATTGTTCTGCTTATACTTTCTGAAAGTTCCTCGAATATcataaagaaagcgacattgtgCGCAACTTTGTTTATGTACTCCAAACACCCCTATCAATGAATCTTAGGATAAAATATGTGCTTCACATATATGTTATTCCAGTCCAGCACCAAATTATCttcaataatttctcaaatGGTAGAATCATCACAATATAATCATTTCTTGCACAAAGCAGCACAAACATATGAACAAATTCTGACAT
The window above is part of the Euphorbia lathyris chromosome 3, ddEupLath1.1, whole genome shotgun sequence genome. Proteins encoded here:
- the LOC136223675 gene encoding probable methyltransferase PMT19, whose protein sequence is MPELKNLSNPPLKILIFIILFSFFYILGFQTDLFNSTPPPPPPTQPDLLNCSDFNFSLPPLNFQSHHTLPLPQETDKDRTFFNFCPGNFTFFCPCHDPLKEVLFSTERFFHRERHCGETSEKLKCLVPVPDGYKKPFLWPKSRDFAWFKNVPFKKLSVFKKSQNWVRLEGELLVFPGGGTSFKKGVKGYVEEIGRLVPLKSGTIRTVLDVGCGVASFGAFLMDYKILTMSIAPRDIHEAQVQFALERGLPAMLGILSTHRLPFPSRSFDMAHCARCLVQWTAYGGLYLMEIDRVLRPGGYWVLSGPPISWKTSYNAWETKARELEHEQNILEDLARRLCWKKIGERGALAVWRKPTNHVHCVKKARTLKSRFCVSNDADAGWYTKMEPCITPLPDVKELHDVSGGALEKWPKRLNVAPPRIRSQGISVRAYNDENRMWKRRVGYYEKILKSLFEGTYRNVMDMNAGIGGFAAALAKYPVWVMNVVPFGARQSNNLSIVYDRGLLGTYTDWCEAFDTYPRTYDLIHAHGIFSMYSNKCDVVDILLEIQRIVRPEGAVIIRDHVDIIVKLKGITDRMRWRGKVFHSENGRYHPEKILLIDNSK